One region of Wyeomyia smithii strain HCP4-BCI-WySm-NY-G18 chromosome 3, ASM2978416v1, whole genome shotgun sequence genomic DNA includes:
- the LOC129730936 gene encoding serine/threonine-protein phosphatase Pgam5, mitochondrial isoform X2: protein MSVWPKMRRIATIAIGAAGGAAAYWYASKTIDKREVHNSWTTNFKPSEYSKWDYNWDHREPRSLVEPISEMANPAVQNRFNEKLDKKRAKVTRHLILVRHGQYNMEGKNDTERYLTEIGRKQAAISGQRLKHLGIDFDCIVRSTMTRAQETAAIISSHFPELKLHDDAMLEEGAPAPPEPPVGHWRPEVSFFEDGARIEAAFRKYFHRADGHEKQDTYTLIVCHANVIRYFVCRALQFPPEAWLRISLGHASLTWISIMDDGRVTLRTLGETGHIPRDLLSR from the exons ATGAGTGTCTGGCCAAAAATGCGGCGAATAGCAACAATAGCAATCGGGGCTGCCGGTGGGGCAGCAGCCTACTGGTATGCTTCGAAGACGATAGATAAACGGGAAGTCCACAATTCCTGGACAACCAATTTTAAACCGTCCGAGTACAGCAAATGGGATTACAACTGGGATCA TCGAGAACCAAGAAGTTTGGTGGAACCCATAAGTGAAATGGCCAATCCGGCAGTGCAAAACCGCTTTAACGAAAAGTTGGATAAGAAGCGAGCCAAAGTAACGCGACATCTAATTTTAGTCCGCCACGGCCAGTATAATATGGAAGGTAAAAACGATACGGAACGTTATTTGACTGAGATAGGACGCAAACAGGCCGCAATCAGCGGGCAGCGGCTTAAGCATTTGGGCATCGATTTTGATTGTATTGTCCGATCAACTATGACTCGGGCACAGGAGACTGCCGCAATAATATCGTCACATTTCCCAGAGTTAAAATTGCACGATGATGCTATGCTCGAGGAAGGTGCACCAGCTCCGCCAGAACCTCCCGTCGGCCATTGGCGACCGGAAGTCTCG TTCTTTGAGGACGGAGCCCGCATAGAGGCCGCATTTCGTAAGTATTTCCACCGAGCCGATGGTCACGAAAAGCAGGATACCTATACATTAATTGTGTGCCATGCCAACGTAATCCGGTACTTCGTTTGTCGAGCGCTGCAGTTTCCACCGGAAGCTTGGCTGAGAATTTCACTTGGCCACGCATCGCTCACCTGGATCTCAATCATGGACGATGGCAGAGTAACTTTGCGCACTCTCGGCGAAACAGGGCATATTCCGCGAGATTTACTTAGCAGATGA
- the LOC129730936 gene encoding serine/threonine-protein phosphatase Pgam5, mitochondrial isoform X1 yields the protein MSVWPKMRRIATIAIGAAGGAAAYWYASKTIDKREVHNSWTTNFKPSEYSKWDYNWDHREPRSLVEPISEMANPAVQNRFNEKLDKKRAKVTRHLILVRHGQYNMEGKNDTERYLTEIGRKQAAISGQRLKHLGIDFDCIVRSTMTRAQETAAIISSHFPELKLHDDAMLEEGAPAPPEPPVGHWRPEVSQFFEDGARIEAAFRKYFHRADGHEKQDTYTLIVCHANVIRYFVCRALQFPPEAWLRISLGHASLTWISIMDDGRVTLRTLGETGHIPRDLLSR from the exons ATGAGTGTCTGGCCAAAAATGCGGCGAATAGCAACAATAGCAATCGGGGCTGCCGGTGGGGCAGCAGCCTACTGGTATGCTTCGAAGACGATAGATAAACGGGAAGTCCACAATTCCTGGACAACCAATTTTAAACCGTCCGAGTACAGCAAATGGGATTACAACTGGGATCA TCGAGAACCAAGAAGTTTGGTGGAACCCATAAGTGAAATGGCCAATCCGGCAGTGCAAAACCGCTTTAACGAAAAGTTGGATAAGAAGCGAGCCAAAGTAACGCGACATCTAATTTTAGTCCGCCACGGCCAGTATAATATGGAAGGTAAAAACGATACGGAACGTTATTTGACTGAGATAGGACGCAAACAGGCCGCAATCAGCGGGCAGCGGCTTAAGCATTTGGGCATCGATTTTGATTGTATTGTCCGATCAACTATGACTCGGGCACAGGAGACTGCCGCAATAATATCGTCACATTTCCCAGAGTTAAAATTGCACGATGATGCTATGCTCGAGGAAGGTGCACCAGCTCCGCCAGAACCTCCCGTCGGCCATTGGCGACCGGAAGTCTCG CAGTTCTTTGAGGACGGAGCCCGCATAGAGGCCGCATTTCGTAAGTATTTCCACCGAGCCGATGGTCACGAAAAGCAGGATACCTATACATTAATTGTGTGCCATGCCAACGTAATCCGGTACTTCGTTTGTCGAGCGCTGCAGTTTCCACCGGAAGCTTGGCTGAGAATTTCACTTGGCCACGCATCGCTCACCTGGATCTCAATCATGGACGATGGCAGAGTAACTTTGCGCACTCTCGGCGAAACAGGGCATATTCCGCGAGATTTACTTAGCAGATGA